The Salminus brasiliensis chromosome 22, fSalBra1.hap2, whole genome shotgun sequence genomic interval agaatCACTCTCGGACGGCACAAACGCCAAACTACACCACATTACCgcccactctattagacacgcCCCTTCCCTTTCTACTGCCATTTACTCTAATCTCCCTCCAGAACTACACAGCCACATGCAAAAGTCCTGGCACCCCATAAACAAATTCTATGGATTCGTTTTAAGTGACATCTCCTCTACAGAAACCCTtctgggctagtagaggggtgtatataaagccccccagcattgaggagctgtggagcagtggaagaactgtgctctctgatctcatcctgacctcattaatgctcttgccactgattacaatcaaatcctcacagcaatgcgcctcctttcttcctggacagtagagactagtCGTTTCTCAGACAAAAgctggatcagctctttttaatacccttgatttcagaataaacagagaatgtgcaggtgtccaaatacttttgtctttttagagAATGTGGAGATCAGAGCTAAAGCTATATTGGGAGGAATATTGACACCAGATAACAAATGAAATAACGCAATAAAGCCATTTGGAAAGCAGTAAAGTAGAAAAGTAAGGTATCTAGTAGCTAACGAAATTATAATTATAGAATTTTTGGGGGAGTGCCCCCACGCCTCTGCCTCAATGATGCCTTCCTTTCAGTCTGTCTAAcccctgactctctctctgtctctctctctgtctctctctctgtctctctctctgtctctctctcacccccagGCTGGCCCTTCGATGAAGTGACCTGTAAAATGAGTGGTCTCATCCAGGGTGCCTCAGTGTCTGCCTCGGTTTTCACTCTGGTGGCCATCGCAGTGGAAAGGTTAATTGCGctgctctctctcagtgtaTCACTGAATAACAAATGTCAGACAGGCCCAGTTCACGTCCTTTGGAGCGGACCTGTGTACAGCAACAAAACAAGCATTGCTCTGACCGCAGAGAAATACTTTCCATTATTTTTGGATTACTGGTCAGTTGAATATAATATTCAATTAATAGAATTGATATtgctgaccatgctggtccaccagccaTAGTCTTGCTGGTTTGACCATGCTTGACTATGCTGGGGGTGTGTGATCTtgctgaccatgctggtccaccagcttggtcagtctattcatactggttgaccagcatagacAAGCATGGtcaaaccagcatgaccatggtTGGTCAACAAGTGTGGTCTTGCTGGCCatcctggtcaaccagcttggtcagtcTAGGTGGACAAGCATAGCTGGTGGACAAGCATGATGAAACCAGCATGACTATGGTTGGTCGACCAGTGTGATCTTGCTGGCCatactggtccaccagcatagACAAGCATGATCAAACCAGCATGACTATGGTTGGTCGACCAGTGTGATCTTGCTGGCCATTCTGGTCCACCAGCCTGGTCAGTCTATtcatactggtcgaccagcatagACAAGCATGGTCAAACCAGCATGACTATGTGTGATattgctggccatgctggtccaccagcttggTCAGTTTATTCatactggtccaccagcatagACAAGCATGGTCAAACCAGCATGACTATGTGTGATattgctggccatgctggtcaaccagcttggtcttgccaCTCATGCTTGACTATGCTGGCTGACCAGAATAAACAGAttgaccaagctggtggaccagcatgaccagcatgaccaaaatgaccaaaccagctagcttaccagtacAGGGGTATGTTTTCAATTGGATGACCagtttttcaaccaccttgaccaatcaaagaccagcttagaccatctgaaagcagctaccagcaaaagctggtcttgagctggatctTTCAGCAGGGCTTATTGTGGACATGCTGGACACTACGACAGTGGTTCCAAACCCTGGTCCAAGCACACCTGATCTAACGAATCAGCTAACTTAGCAAGCGCTTCCTGAGTTCACCTGCCAGCCCAAATCCGATTCCTGGCAAATCTAGAGTGAATCAGATTGATTTTTAATAGTCTGGATTTTTGTAAATCGCACATTAGGAAGTGGTTTAAAATACGGTTACAGTCGGATTTGTACAGATGTGTCTCAGTCTGAACGCTCTGGCCCCTCAAATCGGATTTTACAGTGTCTTTGGCGTCACTTGCAGCACCAAAAAACAACGACCAGGTCAACTCCAGAGTGACGGAAGTGTGGGGACCAATATAGACTTCACATGCACTTCATAACCTGAAGCTGAAATGCAGAATATCCGATTTGGTCTGACATTCTGCATAGTTTACATTCCCCTTAAATAATCAGACTTTATACCACGGCTTTCGTCGTCTCGCAGGAGCTGTGATTTATATACTACTTGCCTATTTCCCGATACCACCTGTATTTATACATGCGCAAGAGGCAACTCTGAGATCTAAGAACTAAAATCCAACTCTTTTTATCGGATTTCCTAATCAGACTTCTAGACCTTACTTCGATCTAAGAAATCGGATTATGCTGTTTACATGACCACTTGAATAATCATATTATTCCGGCTATGATCAGATTGTTAAGTTAATTATCTAGTGGTCCTAGATGTGATTGGATGTGATTGGATATAATTGGATTTCATGCATCTTTTTGCTTGTATGCATGCGTTAAATGATGTCATCTTGTCATGTCATCAGCATCTGACGGATGCAATGTGCTTTAAGGTTTCCGAGACAGACCACTTACATGTATGAATGTGAACCGTCACAATGGCCGAATCTGACCTAAGCAAATAATCGGAATTGATTAATgaggcttgtaatgtgaacgTAGCCCAAGACAGGGGACACCAGGTCATTGAGGCATCCACACTACAAGAGTTCTCATAATCACTGATTTCAGATCAGATTTTGCCATCTGCATTGGACTTAGACCCCTTATGGCCAACATGCTCTCCGTGCTGTATTTCAGGTTTCGCTGCATCGTCTACCCATTCCAGCAAAAACTCACCCTGCGGCAGGCCATCATCACTATTGCCTTCATCTGGGCCTTGGCCATCATCATCATGTGCCCTTCAGCGGTCACCCTGACTGTCTCCCACGATGCATTCCACTTCATGGTGGACCGGGACAACGCTACCTACCCGCTGTACACTTGCTGGGAGGCCTGGCCAGATCAGAGCATGAGGAAGATCTACACCATGGTGCTGTTCTCGCACATCTACCTGGCACCCGTGACCCTAATCGTGATCATGTACACCCGCATCGCCCTCAAACTCTTCAAATCCCCCGCCTCCATCCGAGACGCCCAGGCTGAAGACGAGGGCCGGCGGGTGTACCGCAGGAAGATCCGCGTGGTCAACATGCTCCTGATGGTGGCACTGCTGTTCACTGTGTCCTGGCTGCCCCTGTGGATCATCATCCTGCTGACCGATTATGGTAACATGAGCTCCAGCCAGCTCAACGTTATCGCAGTCTACATCTTCCCTTTCGCCCACTGGCTGGCCTTCTTCAACAGCAGCATCAACCCCATCGTCTACGGCTACTTCAACGAGAACTTCCGCCGAGGCTTCCAAGCGGCGTTTAAGTTCGGACTGTGTCTGGTGGAAATGCCCCCTCAGCCTGCGGCTGCAACCGCGGCTGGAGAGAGTTGTCGCAGAAAGGGAACGTGGAAACGGAACCGGGTGTTCGTGGATGGACAACTGGAGAAAGGGAGCTCTCAGGTAAACGGGAGGAGAGAGTTCTGCAATGGAGAGACACAGAATGAACTGGTGCTGGAGGATCTGGAGTGAGCAAAGTGGTGCTGGAGGATCTGGAGGGACCGGACAAACTTGTGTGGAAGTTCTGGAGTGATTGAATGTGTGCTGGAGGACCAGGACTGAACGAACGTGCTGGAGGTTCTGGATTAAACAAATTGGTGTTAGATGTTCTGGAGTGAAGGAACTTGTGCTGGAGCTTCTGGGGTGAATCAGTTGCTGCAGTGCTGGACGAACAGGATGGAGTAAACAAACGTATGCTGAAGGTTCTGGACTGAATAAACTTGTGTTGGAGATTCTGGAGTAAACACACTTGTGCTAGAGGTTCTAGAATGAATAAATGTTTGCTGGGGGGTCTGGAATAAGCATGTGCTGGAGGATCTAGAGTGAAGGAACTTGTGCTGGAGCTTCTGGGGTGAATCAGTTGGTGCTGGACGAACAGGATGGAGTGAACAAAAGTATGCTGAAGGTTCTGGACTGAAGGAACTTGTGCTGGAGGTTCTGGGGTGAATTAACTTATGTCGGAGGTCAGGTACTGACTAAAATATCTAGAGGTTCTGGAGTTCTGAAGGAACTTGTGCTTAAAGTTCTGGACTGAATAAACTTGTGTTGGAGGTTCTGGGATAAATCAGGAGTGTTGGACGAACAGGACGGACTGAATAAACTTTTGCTGGAGGTTCTGGAGTGAAGGAACTTGTGTTGGAGGTTCTGGAGTGAAGGAACTTGTGTTGGAGGTTCTGGAGTGAAGGAACTTAGACCTGGATTGCAGGAAGGGAACGTGCacccaacacacctgactcaactAATAAACTGGTTTCCAAGCCCTTCTCCAGGTGGGTCTGTTAGAGAAGGTTGCTGGGTTGTGCTGGAGGATCTGGAGTGAAGGCATCAGTGCTGAAGAAGCTGGAGGAACTGATTTACTGTATTTTGCCCTGCAGGATCCGTCAATGTTGCCGCCAGACTACACTGCATGTGTATTCAGTACATTAATGCACAAACTTGCTGCAACCTGCTGTACATGAACCATCGCTggattgtaaataaaaatattgcataaATGATCTATGATGAGCTTTTTTATCAGAATTCAATagaaagtgtgtatgtgtgtaagtcgcacagctccaggggccctGGCTTGTGGGTTCTATAGCCATACTCTAATTACCACTATATTGCAAGTTCTTCACAGGGGGCATCAGGTCAGAACCACCCTTCATTAATTTTTAGCAGAATTAAGGCCATGCTACCTTTGGAAGGTGAGGTCAGTGAGGTCTGGTGACCCATTCACTGCTGTTTTAGGGggttcagtttgaaactgtggagaaacctcatAAGATGTTAAAGGCAAAGGTGTCAAATGTCTTGACagtcattcctcaggtagaagtgagtggagatatgagggtttaaaagacttctatagaagctgaagtatcaacttaatctttttactccagtaaaagtgtaaaagtactggtttcagaacgacttcaagtagaaaagtaaaagtaatggaaggaaaacaaagccTGAAAGCtcaggccgcaccacaggggtctatagtccACTACCccctaaagtggccagtgagtagaaacaCAAgttagggtgtttctaataaagtggccagtagtggaagcacaaggtgggtgtttctaataaagtggccagtagtggaagcacaaggtcggttgtttctaataaagtggccagtagtggaagcacaaggtagggtgtttctaataaagtggccagtgagtggaagcacaaggtgggtgtttctaataaagtggccagtgagtggacgcacaaggtagggtgtttctaataaagtggccagtgagtggaagcacaaggtgggtgtttctagtaaagtggccagtgagtgaaccAGGCCTTAGTCCAGTGGACCACTCCAGAGACAtcagagtgtgtatatataaatgaatggaAAGCTTTATTCACTGCTGTCAGCTTATCAACTCTAGCGATCCACCTAATCACAGAGTTACCAGAGTATGaaattaaaatgtcatttgCTGTGATTTGCTTTGATGTCCATGGCTTCTACCAAGCAGGTTTGAATAAAAGCCTCTGTTTTAATTAATTCTTAAACCCACACTGGCTGCATCTTTAGCTTATGTCTCAAATCTCAATCTCAAATCCCCGTCTGTCCGGCTATGCGCTATGCTAAAGCACATCATGCACTTATGAAGGAAATGTAAATTCCCCAAAGATCCATCCTAATCCCACACGCCCTCGTCCCACAGCACTGTGAGCTAGAGCCGATTCTGAACCTCGTAATCTTGCCTTACACCCATCCTGAACTCCTGAACCCCACCATGTTCAATTTCTCCTCAATTTCAGTTTGGTAGTGCTCTACGTTTAACAGCAGCCTTGCTCACGAAGCAGCGGTGCAGCGGTGCCCAAGCCCACAGTGAGCAAATCAGGAGCAGAGGCAAGGAGCACCTCCCCAAGAGCACGAAGGaggaaccttgggaggaacctgTCCTTGTCCTGTCAGGAGAAATtgaggtttctgataaagtggccagtgagggaaagcacaaggtgggtgtttctaataaagtggccggtaagtggaagcacaaggtgggtgtttctaataaagtggacagtgaggggaagcacaaagtaggtgtttctaataaagtggccagtgagtggaagcacaaggtaggtgtttctaataaagtggccagagagtggaaacacaaggtacaaggtaggtgtttctaataaagtggccagtgaacagaagcacaaggtgggtgtttctaataaactggccaatgagtggaagcaggaagtaggggtttctaatcaagtggccagtgagtggaagcacaaggtgcaaggtaggtgtttctaataaagtggaagtaggaggtagggggttctaataaagtggccagtgagtggacggcaggggggggggggggtgttctgtGGGTAATACAGCACACATTACTAACAAGCAGGTGTAGGTAATGGTTTGCTACTGTGCTGCCATTGGACAGAAGTTTGTTTTAGTGACCAGTTAAATCACTTATATAACTCACACTGTGCAAAACATACCACGCTGTTTTGTATCCTAGTCTTTCAATAATTCATACAGGCCTGAAGGTCAATAAATATCGCTTCTTAATCTCTTTCTAAGTGTGGATCTGCTTGATAGTAGGAAGTGTACCGTCTACAGATGGCGAGCGATAATTTAGCGCACTGTGTTCCAACATTGACTGTTTGTTGTCATCAGGCGATAAACATAAGACCTGAGACAGCGGAGAGATCTAAGCAGCGTTGGTCTGTCTGCTTCTTCACAGAGACACGCTGGGAGGTCTGTTTCACGCCGGGtttgtgttgtttctgttggctATAACTTAACTGCAGTAATTGGCATTAGAGGAGAACCAcaaaagccagccagccagcatgCTGAGCTGGACAGCAATGACCACTGTGCCAGGTGGTGAGCCAAATAAAAGTCCCTggtcactttatcagaaacccctctaGCGTAGCTTCACCTTGCTGGAgattgtagcccatctgttgatgcacgGTCCTCCAGACcctcatcagtggtcagtttctgaccacagagttACTcttgtctggatatttttgggcGGTGGGCCCAATCTCAACCGTCAAAATCCCAGCAACAGTaacagtggaagcataaggtagggcgtttctaataaagtggccagtagtggaagcacaaggtgggcgtttctaataaagtggccagtagtggaagcacaaggtgggtgtttctaataaagtggccagtgagtggaa includes:
- the LOC140543850 gene encoding neuropeptide FF receptor 1; translated protein: MGADHSGDEEFTAQPTNMDLTILYTGCITVNDTDLFLDSSNYTFSAYYQHSPPVATIFILAYILIFFLCMVGNLLVCFIVLKNKQMRTVTNIFILNLAISDLLVGIFCLPITLADNLVTGWPFDEVTCKMSGLIQGASVSASVFTLVAIAVERFRCIVYPFQQKLTLRQAIITIAFIWALAIIIMCPSAVTLTVSHDAFHFMVDRDNATYPLYTCWEAWPDQSMRKIYTMVLFSHIYLAPVTLIVIMYTRIALKLFKSPASIRDAQAEDEGRRVYRRKIRVVNMLLMVALLFTVSWLPLWIIILLTDYGNMSSSQLNVIAVYIFPFAHWLAFFNSSINPIVYGYFNENFRRGFQAAFKFGLCLVEMPPQPAAATAAGESCRRKGTWKRNRVFVDGQLEKGSSQVNGRREFCNGETQNELVLEDLE